The Anas acuta chromosome 1, bAnaAcu1.1, whole genome shotgun sequence genome segment CAGGGAATGTagcgacaggacaaggggtaatggctttaaactaaaggagggtagatttagattagatacaagaaagaaattcttcactcagtgtgatgaggcactggtacaggttgcccagaaaagctgtagatgtcccatccctggtAGTGTTCAAGGCAGGccggatggggctttgggcaagctgatttagtgggaggtgtccctgcccatggaggTCTTTAACCTCCCTTCCAATgcgagccattctatgattctatgatctataTCGTTATGTATCCAAAACAGCATTTGATGCTGGATTGAGTGTGGGCTGTTGCATGTTTTTTAAGTTAGCAGGAGGCATGGGTTAGATAGCCAATTCCCCTGAAGTGAATGAAGCAAAAGGATATGGCTCTGAATACGAACCTGAAAATGTTGCCTGTCTATTTCAGTGTTGTTAAGTTAGGGCAATTCTGCTTCTGGCAGAAGACATGATCATTTGCACACAAGTAATAtgacaattttcttctttttttcactgctttaagCCCTCGCTTAAGGGCTGCTTTTTAGCAGATACAGCATGATTAATTTACTGCCATTTGGCACCTAGGCTCAGACTAGGATTCtgttataaattaaatatttgtttagatATTGTTTCTGTCCATAAATTTCATACCTGAGGTTGgtttctatgtatttttcttccaatgtAAAACTTCAAGTTTGCTGGTGTAGCAAAAGGAGACTTTTAGTTCAGCTACCTGGATATAGTAAGCATTCATCTTCAGCAAGGGCCAAGGCTAACCTAGTCAGCTGTTCACTGGAGCAGGCCAGGACCTTTCACATGATCTGATAACACTGATCAGCTTTTAGAGTCATAAACTGCAGCCAAAAAGTAGTAAAAAGCAATTATAAGGGCAGCAAAACTCTAAATGAAGCAGATATCTGTCCATACAGTGGCAATTTAATTGGTACTTACATTAATATACATACATGCCACGTCTTTCCATTGTAGTCTGCTTAAGGGCAAACCATTTTCTAAGGCTTTGGCCCTACCATATCCAAACCCAGCTGGGGTAGTAGTAGTAATCTAGTCCCAGATGCTTTTTATGCCTCCAACAAGCAGTCCCAATGGGGCCTGTCTACATCAAGCACAACAAACTGCTCTGTACTCTTGATCTGAGCCAAACCAGCCAGTTTGGCCTAGGGTGGACTAAATAATGCTCATACAAAATGTTCCTCTAATAGATCCCTGGGTCTGCTGTGCTCTTGAGGATGATCATGTGGCTATGGCCTATtgactgaaattaaaatgatggTACCTTACTTAAAAGCAATTTATCTAAGAATTGGAAAAGGATAATCCCATCGCTTGCAAAAGCCTGGATTTCAAATGTCTGGCTGGGTACCTTGAGACTTCTGCAAACCTACTGTTTCTGTTGGTCTTGCCAAAGCAGGATTTTTAGGAGTGCTGGAAATCTCTTTGATGGTGATGCACTGAACAAAACAGCCAAATGTAAAAATAGGTCTCTTGATTGTACAATTTAGAGTTATTGCCTTCTTTCCTGAGCTACAACATGTCAGGAAAGCAGGAAATTCCAACATGGTTTATAACAGTTTGTGAAACCAGCAAGCACAATTTTATGCAGGTCTGCCTCAAATGAGTTGACACTAGAGGACTTAGCTGGTGTAGTGACCAGAGCAGTAAAAGTCTGGTCTAAAGCAATCCGCTCTTATCTGTGTTGTATCTACACAGTAAGAGATCTACTGAGAAACTTAAAGACAAAATTATGGTCATCTTGctgagaatatatatatatatatatattaaatgaaataaaattaaaagcattcaaGAAATGTAAGTCAAGAGTCTGATGTTTCATGTCTTCTCTGAGTAGCTCACTTACCTCACCACAATTCTTTTAAATACCCAACCTGCAACCTTACACACACTCAGTTTCTACTACAAGGTTAAACAGTACAGAATGGACAACTGTTTCTACAGGATTTCTTAATCACAAAGTCAAAAAATAATGGATTGAGAAACCTAGTTATCGGTGTAATCATTTGTCTATATATTTACCATATTCTTTCCTGTCCCGGTTGATGATTTACATCCCGCAAAACAGGCTGTCATGTAAGTGATCCCATTGTCCCCACATACAGGATCCCACTGATCCACCTCACAGCTGCAATCAGCATTGCAACTGGCCATGAAGCTGTTTTTGGGGGAGGAAAGTTGTTTCAATCtggatgaaaacagaaagaaataaaataattatttagtaGAATTAAATATTCTAAGAAAACATCAGGGAGCAAGCAGGAAAAGTGAGTAGAAAGTGAAGCAATCAACAAGGACAGATATCTGCTACCATCTAGATAACTGTGAAGTTGTTGTATGGAGGCAAAGTTAATTTAAGCTAAACCAAAGTTCTCTTGATATTTTTCATCATCCAATAGCATTTTTCTGGATTGTTGCTGAAAGGGTATGGAACTTGAAAACTAGGTATTTTTTGACTGGAAGTGAATATTTGATATTACTTTTTCGTTTGAAAGTTCTTCCCAAGGATAACAAAATCATATCTAAAATCTCTTATCACTtgtgtcatagaatcattagggttggaaaagatcatctggtccaaccatcaccctactatccatgtcacccactaaaccacgtaGACTGGCCTTGCTTTCCCCTAGCAGTAGAGATCATACCATGCTAGAagtgacaaaacaaaactacataaaaatataGCAGCAAGATATCCTTGATAGTTGTTCACTTAGTCAGAGCTGGGTAGTGGCAATGAAAGTTGCATAGGTCTGAGTGGGAAGTGCTGCTTCCACATTAGCTCTGTTTGTGTTCAGCAACAGCCCTGCACCTGAATCAGGCTTGAACACAGTTTCTTATCAGATATAATTTCTTGCAGTAGCATATCATGGACCTCTGTGTCTTCCACCTTGATTAACATTTCTGTGAGAAACACCAAATTCAGGCTCCAAGGAGCTAAACTAAGTGGATGACAACTAGAACTGAGAATGTAAAAAGTGGCCAGAAGTTCTAAGGGCATGGTAGCAGAGCTcaattttcagaaagtgttaGGAGACCACTGTCCACAAATAACCCCTGCTTTGAAATGATTCCCTATTCAAAGTGTTgaaaatttgccttttcttccttcctgtcaATCCAAAACATACCTCAAGTGGTCCACATTTCTCTTAAGTcctttagaaaggaaaataattgtgtAGTTCTTTAAGTTGGTAAAGAGGTATGTAACTCCATACTAACCAGAACAATCGTGTCACATGATAAATTCTCCACTAACAGTTCGCCTGGGGAATCTGTAATTGCTCTTTCAGTATTCACTGCCTTGATGTTTCTGCTTATTCTTTAACTCACTCTGCAGTATCAGATGATGTGCTCAACCACAGCTATCTCCACTGGATAAACCTCTGACATCTTTTATGTAACTATCCTTGGAGCTGACCTAGGTTTCAGGTTTGTCAAGATACCTAGGTATTTCCCTGAACATAGGCTTAGTTTCAAAAAACACAGGCCTGAGTTTCTGTCTGAATTGAAAATCTATCAAGCCCTGCTGGATTTGGTTTAATCCTTTTAAATCCCTTGAAATTTGTTGGACCTGACTGAACTAAACTTAAACAGTAGTCAATTGTGGCAAGCTGCTGGGGTCAGCAAAATGTTCTCCAGGATGCATGGCCACAGCCCTGGTGAGGGAGGGGAAACGTTTCTGTGGGCAGCACACCATCCTGCCATAACAATTTTCTACTTCTCAGCTGAAAAGATGGACACAGGCAGGTTGGCAGCTCCAGGTACCAAGAGAGGATGGAAACTGAGTACCTGTTCAGGTCAGTAACTACTGATCTAGAGGATGATCCCTTCTAGAGGCAAAGCTATTGGGGGGGGCTTTGGTGAAGCCATTTTCCACACTCTTTTTAGCTCCCGCTCCCTGTGTTGTAGCAGGGGACCAACTTTAAAGTTTTGAAATAGactataaaaaattaaattgcatcTTAATTAGAAATCTGCCAGCATTCAAGGGTATACTGACAATATAATTCAATAAacactttagaaaaataaacatccagtttaaatgacatttcaaaaagaaaataaagatattctTCATATCCTCAGCACTAGGTATCATTTCATCCTCACATTTCTGTTTAAGCAGAGAGGATTTTCTTGTATCACCTGCAAAGGAGCAATAAAGTGATACATGTATAATCACAGCAGCTCCACTGTAGTTGAAATCACACTGACTGACAAAAGCAGGTGACCTAATACACTTcaatttcaatgaaaattaattctttcAAACAGACTGTACATATATGCTTATATTTTATGCAAGAGTGAGTAGCAATATGCTACAGTAAATCAACAGTAAGGCCGTGTATAATccaaattcaaattcaaatgtTTCCTAGGTTAGAAGGTTTGTCGTCCAGATTAGTTTGGATTGTAAAACCGGATTAGATTATGAGAGTAGAGGAAGACTACTAAGTGTGTGTACCATGTTCTGCATGAGGCAGGTAACAATCATGGAACAAAACACGGCCAACACAAACCAAAGGGAATACGAACCCAGAGTAGGGCACTGTCAGACCAGCCAGCTGGAGCACCTCACAACTGCATGTAAAGTACAACAGGTTTAATAGATACGCTACTATAAAGGAGATGCATGCAAACTTTGTTATTCCAGTTATGTCAAGTTTGAATTTCTTGATCAGATAGCCTCCTAGAAACATCCCCAGGATTGTGATGGGCAACAGTATCACacctgtaaagaaaaaataacagaaagatgTTAACTGTTGTCACTTGGATAGACCGTTTTTAGAATAAGTGTCAGGTACTGGTAGTTTCCAAAAAAATCAGATACTGACCTTTTTTTGGACAGATCCTTTGAGGTTCTAGGAATTTTTATTACCTGTAAACAATttagcttttttcttcattttcttttgaattttaaaagcccAGTGTGGAATTTCCTACCTTTTATTACACTGTTGTTTGTATGCATACTGATGTAAGAAATTCTAAACAGGTGCCTGGTAGAAACTGGagtaaataatacaaatatCTTAGCTCATGGGTATTTCTTCATCTAAAGTAAAGCCTTACACTTCCTGACAGCTACCAAAAAAATCCCCAGAGCAGAACATGAAAGAAATCTCTGTCTGGTTTTGCATCAGGTTCCATCTTGCTCTGAGAGTTAATCGGTTCAGCACTTCACAAACTCCAGTTCCAATACTTAGATGCCAAGCAGAGAGTTTTTGCAAGGTTTTATTGTgaagggtttatttttttcctcagtgtttttttgttgtttggtctttttttttttttttttttttttgaaaatgtaattcaaaacaagacaggaaaaatagaGTTCTTCCCACTTTTGTCTCTGACccacagcaaagaaaattgcCTTCAGATTCATGTAATGAAATACAAGTTCTGCAATGTCCTCAAATACCCCGGTATCTTGCCATGTTATGAGATCATATTAATCCATCACTTtaagattaatataatttctgcatttttatttatttatttatttatttttttagaacaCTACAAAGAACTTATTTGTAAGGGAACCAGAAAATAGAAGAAGAGTTTTGAGCTGAATGAAATGACCTGGAATTTTACTGTTTGGTTCCCCAttgtatataatatttatatttgtaatgaaaactgaagagtATTTATACAAaggttttattctgaaaaagatGATCAGAAGTGTCATTATAAATTTTctaaattatacttttttttttcttttagttgaTATTTAGTTTCATTTTGTGTAGATTTTTTGGTCCCAAAAGCATAAACCCAACctcattcttttaaaaaggtttcagccaaaaaaaaatatatatatatctttccaGTTCTAATAACCCTCTAGCTGACTAAACTGGGTAGATGAGGAAAATTAGCACTAAAATTAACATCCAGTTTCAAAACATAgtagaaaattaataaatttctATGTACTTTTTGCTCACCATAAAAGTTCAAATAAGGTCCTCCTAAAAGGGATACAAAATAGCcaagaaaacttcatttttaatattggaATTTAAAAGTAAAGGCAGGTACCTACCAACTAGAAAGATTGCTCTTGCCACTGATACATTAAATTGCTGTTCCATAAACTTTGTCTCATAGGTTATCAACCCAACAAGAGAATTGTACTGCAGAATGGTGAGGAACACATACACCAGGAAAACTGGATTTCCAAACAGCTTCTTCAAAGTTGGTAGGAAATCTGTAATGGAGAGATATATGCTGTACACCCTGCTAAACACAGAGAAGAGGTATTTTTGGCATCCTATAGATAATAAGACTAATTTAATTAGTGTCTGTCTTGAAGGTTATAATTCTATGCCTGTCAAAGCACGTTTGCTCAAGTGAGAGTTTTCCCCATTGTCAGCACATGACTTACAGAATTATTACTGCATGACGCAGCAAGGCATGGTGGATGCAGGACTGGGAATCAGAAATTCTAGATTATCTTGTATGTGACAGGACTGTTCACCAGTGGCTTGCAAGGCTGAAAACCAATGCCTGTACAGGATAGCTTCCCTAGAGGAACATTAAGACTCCCTAGTATATACCAGGCGAAAAGGTTGTTGCCTAAAAGCATGAGCCTCCACAAAATGTATGAAATTGCAGGTACACAGTTTTCTGTATTCAGAAAAAGGCTCAGCCAAAGGCAAGAACCTTTCCATCTGGCTGCTGGCACATTTGCCTAAAAGATCACATCAGAGCACTTCACTGGGAAGTGAACTACCACCAAATGAAttcacacacatgcatacatgcAAATAAACCCTCTGGGGACTGAGTACAGCAATGTGTAGTTGGGTCTGGTTTTGCCTGTACTAGGTTAACTCAGCATCACGGAGATCATACATCAGAACCATGGATTTAGTGAGAAATCTTCAGCTGATAAGGTAGTACTTAGCCCCTTGTTTCCCTCACATTTTTTGGTCATGGGAAAGCAGTAACCTGCCAGCTGTGGATTGCTCATTAATGAAGGATGGGATGTTTTCTCCCTCTAATGATTATAGCTGTTTGACTGCTACTGGgttgaaatgagaaaatgctCAATGCAACAACATGACCTTTTTCCAGATGTCTGAtataaaaacagctttaaaacatctttaaacTGTGACTGAAACACACCTTTATcaattaatattaataacatCAATAATTAATATTGTTAATAATATAACAAATGAGAGAGAGCATTTGTGTCCATTATTTGCATTACAAACACTTGCATTGTGCAGAGGATTGCACAAACCCATACTCAGTTCAAAATGGACCCCGAGAGAGAATTCTCATGCTAACATTTGGGCAATAATCATTCACCTTTTACTGCCTCAGAGAACTTCAATTGTGGCTGAACTGAGGGGTCTATTTTACAGTGATCTTGAACAGGCAGATGACTAGTCTTCAGATTTTGCTCTTCTCCTTCTTTCAGTAAGGAGTAAGGCAGAAACCAGAAAGGCAATGAAGCAATGAAGTTGACTGCTCCACAGATAAGCAATCCAAGCCACCAGGCACCAACCCAGCGGGTATCCTTGGGATTTATGCTAATGGCATCTATaaaacagacaggaaaagaGATTAGATATCATGCAGAGCAATTAAATTGTCTATATGTGTCCTTACATGCATTATTTAAACACCAGAACAGGGGTATTTATATTTCACATGAAGAACTGAAATGCAGCCTGTGTCAAATCAGTCCCAGGATGCCAAGCATAAGACACGCCATTGTCTTCATCTGGACCGTTGGTGGAATTTCTGTGCTGCAATCTTCCAGCACTTTCTGTGGGGACAAGTGACAGCAAGAAACCCCTTCACCACTGGAAGAGAACCTCCTTTTCTcaatttcctcctttcctctttcttccattCTCAAACTTAACAGTTTTTCCTTGATGTTGCTCAGATTTTCCATGGGATTAGAGACATGAGTGTGATTTGAACAAGGAAATGAGGTTTCATCAGAATCTTTGGTGCACGCTTTTTAGGAGAATATATTTTTTGCCATCAAAAATAACACGAGCAAAGGCCTTCCACTGTTCTAATGTGGGGACAGCCTTCAATTTGCTCACTTGTTCTCAGTTACGCAGCAAGGGTGCAGAAAGGGCATGTGCCAGCATGTAAAGAGGCCtaaaatgtttctgcagtgaGGGTGAGGACTTAAAGCAAGATCTATCACAGTCACGCTATAGCACTGCAGATactaaaatagaaataacatCAGATTTTGGGTAGGAAAACCCTCtggagagcccccctttttgGAGCAGTAAACTGGGAGTGTGCTTCCTAGCATGTTAGGTTCCTACATACATTTGATGCACTGACTCTTACCGATATCCGCAATGCCAATATCGACCCAGAGGCTGGCACAGAAAGATCCAAGCAGGAAGCCCAGGGTTGGCCCAAACATCCCTGAGGACCTCACCAGGCCTGCAACAGAAGGGAGCAACACAGAAGAGTGAAGAGCATGCTGGGCAGATGTGGACACCTGCTCCtctgagaagagaagaggagagggagagggaaaggaagagggagagggagagggagattttaaaaaacagcacacaTGTAGCAATGGCCTGGACAGGTGTTGtgcagcttttttctttaaggtacTGTATGCTATCAGATAAACTAAGAAACTTGGTGTGCAATAATTTTGCATACATAAAGTTTTTAGATTAACTTCACTCCTGCATAACCTTTAAATTCAAAAGTAACTTAAGTAAGGTAATTTGTTTGTATTGTGATGAGaaaaagccaaataaataaGTTCACTGTGATATTTTCCTACCATATTTTTGTCTATACCCTTTGTAATTAGTaaacaaactaaacaaacagTAAATCATGTAAACATATCAGTTATTCAGCTGCTGCACATTGATATAGCTTAGCCAAGCCCTTGTATTGATGAGTAATTATAGCATAGAACCttgaactgtttttaaaatttacaaCATATGTTGGCCTTAGATGTGCTTTTAATGAAGTTGTGGGTTTAGTAGATACATGCTCATATGCTAGTGCTCAATTCAGTGATGAAATTTCATTAATTCAAACCTTGCATTGGTGAGAAAACTATGAAGGTGGAGTACGTCTCATTAAATAACTTTGAGTATTTTTCCTCTTGCGTGATAAATATGGTGGATACTGTCCCTTAATTACCCATACTATCATTTATGTTTGAGTAAatcagagattatttttttttaatggttattGAAAGCTTATATTTATAGGCCAGATTCtcatatatatcatatatgaTGATATATGTATACGTATAtgtaagtgtgtgtgtatatatatatatatatatatatatatatatacacacatatattgGCAATTCTATGAGCACCTAAAGAGAAGTGAAACATCTGAAGACTGTAAAATATCTGAATAAATTAAGTGTTTGGTGTGGGAAAGTATTTATGAAGTAACCACTCAGTTAGAGCAGCTGGCCTCCACGAAAATGATCCCAGTATTTCTGTTTCCTGATGAAAGTCAGTGGCATGTGGAGACAGATCATTATACTTTTTAGTCATACTAAGCAGTGCCCTATGCAGAAGAGCTTCTCAGGACTGTATGCAGAGTACCAATGTACATTGTACCAGCCCAGGACCATGTTGGTGGTACCTCCTCCTGGTAGAACTACATAAATTAAACGATTCTGTAAAACTCAACCTGAAAACTATTGaatttcctaaggaaaaaagaatcaatTTTCTGTCTCATAGATTTCTATACCCAAGATATTATCTCTATTAAGTTCTGTAAGATAGCTCTAAAAAGcatgatttttacttttctgttcctttataTGGTAAATCTAGTTTTATGATTGTCAATTACCAATTTCATCTTTTCAGTCAATCAATCAATTTAGTCAGAATCTCAGAGGCGATTACAAGTATTTTGGATAATTCCTGAGTGTAACTTCTGAATCTGTCAGTTCTCTTTACAATACTTCCATTTCTGCAACCGGCAGATAACCTCTTCTCAAAAGCCATCTTCGATGGCCTAGCACTGTAGCATTACTTCCTGAAACTGTCTTGCCATTTCTATGATTGTTTCAACTTCACCAAGCTCATTTCAGGGATCAGTTTCATGCACCCCCAGTCAGATATCAAGGTATTAAATCAatttggcaataaattaataagCATGGGCGTATGTCTTTCTGTCTTGGGCAATAAGTATCttccatcaaaacaaaaacaaaatccctaTTAGAAGGAATTTGTTACAACACCCTggcaaggtgttttttgtttgtttgtttgtttgtttgtttccttaggTAACTAATGACTATAAAAAGCTTTCATTAGGAAGTGTGCTGCTTGTAAAATTCAAAAAGTCAGGTAAAAACTTCTGAAGTGCATGTTTGCATTACTGCGATGAAGGATAATTCTCTCATCTGTGGAATGATGATTAAGAATAATTTATTCTCTGAAGCTGTGGTACTAAAAGTGATATGCCAGCTAAGGAAGGTATGATTTCTCACTTCAGAGAAATTAGTATATAACTAAGTTTCTCTTCATCACAGAGAAAGCTGGCACTTGTAGCAGAAGCaactgaaagaaagcaaaaggagcATTCAAGAAATATCCTTCAAAGATAAAGATGAGATcttttctgcattgtttttttttgtctgtatacACCACAGAACTGTCCAGAATAGAGCAGAttgatagattttattttattattattattattattttggtcaGTATTTGCTTGGCTATAGAAATGTTAGAGAAAAGAATGATAAGCATAAAAATCACTCATATGTATATTACCTATGTAGAATGCAGagttttcttctttagaaaAATCATCAATATATGAAACCCCCAGTGGCATAACTGGTGCTTCCCCAATTCCACGTAAAAGGTTCCCCATCAACACAAAGAGCCACAGGTAGGAATTTGATGTTTTCTCACATCCTGCAGgtcataaatatttacatttctgtgaacataattattattctgttattgcaacagaaaaataacataaaatatgtttttcatggCCATGATGGTGTGAGTTTGTATATATCATGGTTTCCAGCTCTTATGTTTTGCTCttatatttgtaataaaaaaaaggtgtaTGAGGTGGGGACAAGCactggaagggaaaagaggatgTATAAAATGAGGTATCCAGCATCAGAGCTTTTGCTTACCTGAATTTTTCATTGTGTTAGGTGTTTCTGTAGTATCTGAGACTGGATGGCCGACAGAGGATGCTGGGGAGCAAGCTGATACACTCGTAGAAGAGTTGTCCACAGTAACAGCTATCCTTTCATAATTATAACTGGAAAACAACTGTGTAAAATACAACTGACACATGAAAGAATCTGTTCTGCAGGAAATGTGTATGAGCCTTATGTTCATGGGCATCTTGCTATGTGAAGGCCGAGTAGACGGACAACTCATTTCGAgcactttcattaaaaaaaaaatagatgaaaaatgaatcttttttaaaatgctgtgacCTTTCTAACCCCAATAGTTTCTTAAGTTAAGGAGGCAAAAAGCTGATTCCAGAGTTTGAGAGATCATTTGTTATACTGAAGAAGGAATACTGAGGAAGAATATATCCACATCAGTCTACATACAACAGTGCTGATGTTTTTCTATGCTTGCACCCAGTTTCTTACCTATGTGACAGATGTGTAACATAAGAGATATCTGTGttagtttaaaaatagcaaGCTCAGGATCTAATAGCAATCTGTGTCTATAAAGAGATTAATGCAGGCCATAAAACCCATGTGGCAGTTTGTATTTAAACAGACAGTTTCTACATCATAGCTGAGTAAATTGAAGCCAGCTTGAGTATATTAATGCTACATTGGGATAAGTGGGGAGTAGATATTCCCTCTGACTGTACAATCAACTGGTaactttaaacattttgatGGATGACATTGAGGTACCCATGGCCACTGGGTTTTTCTGAGTGTTGTAGAGAGTAGGTAATCTTCAGAACTCAGCTGTGAGTTTGGTTTAAATCAGAGATTTCCTTAGTTCAGCTTCTAGCCCATGCTATCCCCTGCAGTGTAGGTTCCCTGCTATTTCACAAGCAGAGCAGTGACTGTGGCCACTTTCTGTATGGTGTTCCACAGATATAATTTTTTCTGTGATCTCCTTATAACAGATTGGTCTTGGAGCTAAAGAGCAGATAAATTACAAGCAAAGGtaaactactttattttttgaggGACAGAGAAGCTTTATTTTCAATTGCTATTCAGTAAGGATGTTGAAGGATTAGAGAGGTATGAATGCTTTTGACAGTTGTGTAAGCAGTATGGCTTAGATCTGAAGGTGTATTTAGATATTTAACCCTCCTGAGGTTAATGGAGATAGATAAATACGTTTGTAATTTTAAAGAGCTCAGCCTGAAAAACTACCATGGAAAATGAAGCCTCTTCCATCAAGATCTCACTAGAATTCATTGAAGTATGAAAATAGGTAAAcattaataatagtaatagaaaTAATCTACCTCTGGAGAAAAATTCAACCTACTTTATCCCTAATTACAGATAAGGCTCCATAGCCAGAACCTTAGGGTCCTCTTTCATTTACCGATTGAAGGAAGTcctattttggaaagaaaacccaaaagtcaatgctaaaaaaaatccacctacTAAAACCATCTTGTTGTCTGCAAGAAATCATGATCGTCAAGGTTTTAATTCATATGTATGATTAAAAACAATCTTCATATGATCAAGTTCAATTAATGCACAATGTCAAGACTCTCCATATTTACCGTCCCATTAGGAACTGAGGCATCACTGACAAAAATGCTCCTAATGACATAATGAGACATCCAACAGCAATTACTTTTGGTCGATGAACTCTTGGTCCAAGGTAGCTCACCAATATCATTACCATTAAGTTACCTGCGTCATCAGGAGAGATAATCAGTAAGATTACAAAATGAGAATATATTTAGAAgtgttatttttccattttcagaaagagtatGCATACCTAACTCAAAGCTGCCATCAATAATACCAACAATTGATGATGAGATTTCAAATCTCCTTTCAATTTGACTGGACATGCTCTTCATGTAGCTTCCAGAAAGTCCTTtggcaaaaaaggaaaaagctagAGCTCCAAGAAATatctgaagagagaaaataattgagTTTGCAAAGCAATAAATTTTTCTTCATGGCTGAATGCCTCggcaacagaaaaatcaatgctttgttttctaattctttGTGGAGTGGTTCCTTccattgcttttattaaaacggaagattttacttttacttttagGACTGCCTCCAAAGCCTCTTCCAgtacaatgaaaacaaatgttgacATGGACTGTGTGTACCTTTTACCTTTCTACCACATActactgttttcttccttagGAAAAACTTGCAGCATAGTTGTTTGTTATTGATTGTATGACTATGGAATGTGTTCATTACTCTTACTACTTCTCTTATTCTGAAAGACATGGATGAAAAGATATACATGCTTAAGGAACTATCACTATGCTTACAACAAATATTTAATCGATTCACTAGTAAAACACAGCCTCATCTTTTAATTGCTGAACACATTTATTGACTTCTGTGTGCTTGGAATAACACCCTAGAGCACTGTTTCCAACACATGTAGTGTAAAACAGTACCACACTCAACTGAATTTTGATAGATCTTC includes the following:
- the LOC137841622 gene encoding solute carrier organic anion transporter family member 1C1-like isoform X4; this encodes MKSMSSQIERRFEISSSIVGIIDGSFELGNLMVMILVSYLGPRVHRPKVIAVGCLIMSLGAFLSVMPQFLMGRYNYERIAVTVDNSSTSVSACSPASSVGHPVSDTTETPNTMKNSGCEKTSNSYLWLFVLMGNLLRGIGEAPVMPLGVSYIDDFSKEENSAFYIGLVRSSGMFGPTLGFLLGSFCASLWVDIGIADIDAISINPKDTRWVGAWWLGLLICGAVNFIASLPFWFLPYSLLKEGEEQNLKTSHLPVQDHCKIDPSVQPQLKFSEAVKDFLPTLKKLFGNPVFLVYVFLTILQYNSLVGLITYETKFMEQQFNVSVARAIFLVGVILLPITILGMFLGGYLIKKFKLDITGITKFACISFIVAYLLNLLYFTCSCEVLQLAGLTVPYSGLKQLSSPKNSFMASCNADCSCEVDQWDPVCGDNGITYMTACFAGCKSSTGTGKNMERCCSPLISLMDSLQHLHVLLVLGDPELKAVLQVFHNCSCVEAQGHGLGNSAVLGQCQRESCTKAFPYFLALQTACAFILALGGTPTYMIMFRSVSPDLKSFAVGIETLGGRVLGGLPAPIYFGALIDETCLKWGTKSCGGSGSCRVYDTKAFRNVYLGLIAGLRAGCSLLYIVLFVLIMRRFKPDDKEMTDIKNAERPTSKEPATVNKKEILPGAQTSEESEETYM
- the LOC137841622 gene encoding solute carrier organic anion transporter family member 1C1-like isoform X2 — translated: MDKTITTGKFKDRPPLQDSNGSMVPAKGGCHNCSKLKIFLGALAFSFFAKGLSGSYMKSMSSQIERRFEISSSIVGIIDGSFELGNLMVMILVSYLGPRVHRPKLFSSYNYERIAVTVDNSSTSVSACSPASSVGHPVSDTTETPNTMKNSGCEKTSNSYLWLFVLMGNLLRGIGEAPVMPLGVSYIDDFSKEENSAFYIGLVRSSGMFGPTLGFLLGSFCASLWVDIGIADIDAISINPKDTRWVGAWWLGLLICGAVNFIASLPFWFLPYSLLKEGEEQNLKTSHLPVQDHCKIDPSVQPQLKFSEAVKDFLPTLKKLFGNPVFLVYVFLTILQYNSLVGLITYETKFMEQQFNVSVARAIFLVGVILLPITILGMFLGGYLIKKFKLDITGITKFACISFIVAYLLNLLYFTCSCEVLQLAGLTVPYSGLKQLSSPKNSFMASCNADCSCEVDQWDPVCGDNGITYMTACFAGCKSSTGTGKNMERCCSPLISLMDSLQHLHVLLVLGDPELKAVLQVFHNCSCVEAQGHGLGNSAVLGQCQRESCTKAFPYFLALQTACAFILALGGTPTYMIMFRSVSPDLKSFAVGIETLGGRVLGGLPAPIYFGALIDETCLKWGTKSCGGSGSCRVYDTKAFRNVYLGLIAGLRAGCSLLYIVLFVLIMRRFKPDDKEMTDIKNAERPTSKEPATVNKKEILPGAQTSEESEETYM